The following is a genomic window from Candidatus Aramenus sp. CH1.
AAGGAGATAAAGGAGAGGGCGAAGGACGTAAGGGTTGAGGTCCTCCAGCTGAGGGCCACAGCCTTAGGCAACATCATTTTGGCAAACGACAGGGGAGCCCTTGTGTACCCAGAGCTCGCTGACGCGGAGATAAAGGAGATAAAGGAGGCCCTCCAGGTAGACGAGATAAGGAGAGGCACAATTGCCAACGTGATAACCGTGGGCTCAGTGGGAGTCGTCACCACTAAAGGGGGGCTTGTACACATAGACGCCACGGACGAGGAAGTTAATGAGCTCTCAAAGCTGTTTAAGGTGAAAATAGAGGTTGGCACCGTGAACTTCGGTAGCGCGTTCATAAGGAGTGGATTAATCGCTAACTATAAAGGAGTGTTAGTAGGAACATCTACTACGGGTCCAGAGATTTTAAGAATCCAGAGAGCATTTGGTGATTGAGATGAGTGAAGTGAAAACTTACGAAATAAGGGGAACCGCGATATTTAACGTAACCAATTTCCCGACAAAGCAGAAGTTCGTGAAGTACGTCAGGGCGTTGAACGAGAAGCAGGCTATAGAGAAGCTGTACAGCGACTTTGGAAGTAAGAACAAGATCAAGAGGGCTAACATTAAGATCGAAGAGGTAAAAGAGGTAAACCCGGAACATGTTCCAGATAAATACATAAGAGATATTTCTAAGTTAAACAAAGTTATTATGTGAAAAGCCATGTCAGACGAAAAGGGAAGGACTGTAATATCCTTGGAGGACTTGCTAGCTCAAGCCGACCTCCTGAAGAGGCAGATAGACGAGCTACAGAAGTTACAAGCTGAGCTTTTGGACTCCCTTTCAGCCATCAAGAGCGCAAAGGACGCCCTCGAGGAGCTCAAGAACCCGCAGAAGGAGATGTACTTGTCAGGGGACAAGAGAAACTTCCTAATGCTCAAGACGTCCCAAGTGTCTATAGACAAGGTCTTGGTGTACTTGGGCCTCTCATATTACGCTGAGGTCACGCCTGACATAGCGGTCAAGATCTTATCTGAAAGGGAGAACGAGTTAAATACCTCACTTCAAGAAGTTAACAAGAGGTTAACGGAGAGTGCCAACGCTTACGCCCAGATAGCCGAAATCCTCAAGAGCATACAAGCTCAACAGCAAAAAGGTGGATAATTTTGTTTCGACAAACTAAAGAAAGCGTTTTCTGATTTTTCTAAAAAACTCCTTGGAAAAGAGGAAGATGCTGAAAAGACAGAAGAGAAAGAGGCCCCTCAGCCCCCTCAAATAACCGAACAGAAAGTTGAGCAGGAAAAGGTTGAACAGAAGAGCGAAATTAACGCACAAGTGCCACCAGAAAAATCCCCCTCACAAAAGGACGCTCAAGTAGCCCAACCTACCTTACAACCAGAGCTTGCTCCCCCTGAAGTGAAGAAAGAGGAGCCCGCCAAGCAAGAGAAGCAAAGACTATCTGACAGAATAAACATTTTCAGCAGGCTGAGGTTCAAGGA
Proteins encoded in this region:
- a CDS encoding translation initiation factor IF-6; protein product: MNIQRISVFGTDNIGVYIFTNNKYTFVPKNIDNSTKEAIVNNLNTEIIETSIANSFLLGIFMNGNSNAILLPKIAKDEEIKEIKERAKDVRVEVLQLRATALGNIILANDRGALVYPELADAEIKEIKEALQVDEIRRGTIANVITVGSVGVVTTKGGLVHIDATDEEVNELSKLFKVKIEVGTVNFGSAFIRSGLIANYKGVLVGTSTTGPEILRIQRAFGD
- the rpl18a gene encoding 50S ribosomal protein L18Ae, whose protein sequence is MSEVKTYEIRGTAIFNVTNFPTKQKFVKYVRALNEKQAIEKLYSDFGSKNKIKRANIKIEEVKEVNPEHVPDKYIRDISKLNKVIM
- the pfdA gene encoding prefoldin subunit alpha, with protein sequence MSDEKGRTVISLEDLLAQADLLKRQIDELQKLQAELLDSLSAIKSAKDALEELKNPQKEMYLSGDKRNFLMLKTSQVSIDKVLVYLGLSYYAEVTPDIAVKILSERENELNTSLQEVNKRLTESANAYAQIAEILKSIQAQQQKGG